The Flavobacteriales bacterium genome has a segment encoding these proteins:
- a CDS encoding DUF4476 domain-containing protein, with the protein MKFFFSILFSVFLYSAHASEFFLQAEKAGYYSVSISDQTLIASSGFFRFFDLASGNHNITVTELYSGSVVYTGTIQLAVNTRKVARLDSQYKFFEIANVPATWSNWYTPAGTNNEVVKTEPKSNPPIDFEAAIKEIDREAFDDRKLEKAKSITSKTTLTTGQISRICKLFDFDDNRLKYAKYAYDFCSDKVNYFKVSSTMTFSSNGSELDKYIQSRK; encoded by the coding sequence ATGAAATTCTTTTTTTCTATTCTGTTCAGCGTGTTTTTGTACAGCGCTCACGCTTCTGAATTTTTTCTTCAGGCTGAAAAAGCAGGCTATTATTCGGTAAGTATTTCCGATCAAACCTTAATTGCATCGAGCGGATTTTTTCGCTTTTTTGATCTGGCCTCCGGTAATCACAACATCACCGTTACCGAATTGTATTCGGGCTCGGTAGTCTACACGGGAACAATTCAATTAGCCGTGAACACCCGTAAAGTCGCCCGCCTGGATAGCCAATATAAATTCTTCGAAATTGCCAACGTGCCCGCCACCTGGAGCAATTGGTACACGCCTGCCGGAACCAATAACGAAGTGGTAAAAACCGAACCGAAGAGCAATCCACCGATCGATTTCGAAGCGGCCATTAAAGAGATCGACCGCGAAGCATTTGATGACCGTAAATTGGAAAAGGCTAAATCCATTACCTCTAAAACGACCTTAACCACAGGCCAGATTTCGAGGATTTGTAAACTGTTTGATTTTGATGATAACCGACTGAAATATGCAAAATATGCTTACGATTTTTGTTCCGATAAGGTCAATTATTTTAAGGTGAGTTCTACCATGACGTTCTCTTCCAATGGCTCGGAATTGGATAAATACATTCAAAGCCGAAAATAA